One Nitrospira sp. genomic window, GCTCCTGAACTTCTCGCCGGACTTCCTCGAATGGGCGAAACTGTTTCGGTTTTCTGTCATCCATACGGATAATCTGGATTCCCTCAGGGCTCTCGATGATATCGGAGATCCCTCCAGGCACTAAGTGAGCGACGGCTTGCTCGATTGTCGGGATGAGTTCCCCCTGACGGACTAATCCTAATCGTCCACCCTGCAAGGCGTTGGCGCCGTCGGAGTCGCGCATGGCGACATCTTCAAATTTTTCACCTCGTTTCAAGTCGTCCATGGCTCGGCGGGCCTTGGTCAAGGCCTCGGCCAATCCATCGGAGGAGCGGGGTTGAAAGAGGATCTGGCTCAGCTGGTACTCTTCGGGAAGAGCGAATCGATCGCGATATTCTTGGTAGAACCGCTTCAGCTCGGAATCTCCGACGGTAATGTTGCCGCGAATATGCTGGTCGATGACTCGCATGAGGAGGAGCTGGTCACGAACGGTCTGTACGTCATTTGGATTGGTGATGCTGAGGGGACTGCCTTGTCGTTTCATCTGTTCAAGGGCTTGCTTTACTTCCAGATCAGAAACATCAACCTTTTTGGCCTTGGCTTCCTGCAGCTGCAAGCGCCGCTCGATAAGCTTCGTCAAGGCCATATATTCCGCTGTTTTCAACCGCTGGGCCAGATCGCTTCCCTGGTGTTCGCGAGAAAGCCGTTGTTGCTCCGTTTCAAATTCACGCGTCATATCTGACAACATGATCAATTCAGAATTGACGATCGCGACAATGCGATCTTGTAGCCGGGCTTCGGAAAAGGCCGGGGGCCATATCGAGATCATCAACAGGGCGAGTGGGAACACACGTGAAGCCAACCAATCTGAATCGACCGGTATCTGTCTCATGATGCGTTCATCTCAAGGTAGAGAGCTCTGATGCATGATTCTGATTCTACACGAAGCAGCGGGTTCGTGGAAATCGAGTGAGCGCTAACGTTTCCCAGTGTCCTCGGTGATATAGCGGGAGGCTTCAGCGAAGCGAACAGCGGCATTGGCCCGAATGTCGGCGATGACTTCTTCGAATTGTTTACGGCGCTTATCGGCCAGTAATTCTTGCCGAAGCCGTTCCTGCTTCGCTAAATCGGCTTGAATAACAGTCTCGTCAAGCGGGGTCAACATGACGAGGTAGTAGCCCTGGTCAGTCTTAATCGGCGCACTGACGATCCCGAGTTTGAGGGTGTGGAGGACCGCGTCGACTTCGGGGAGGACCAGACCTTTTCGATAGGGTCCGAGCTCGCCGCCCTTGGATCTCGTTTTTTCGTCGATCGAGTAGCGCTGCGCAAACTTGGCAAAATTACCGCCTCGATTTACCTGTGCTTCAAGGTCTTTGGCGGCATATACATTGGGGAGAAGCATCGCCGAGACATTGGCCTTCAAGGGATCCAAAAGTTGGCTGGCGTGTTTTTCGTAGTAGGCGTCGAGTTCGGCCTGGGTGAGCTCGACCTTCGATTGGAGCTTGTCTTTCAATAGCTCGTCGAGAACCAACTGCTCTTTATACCGTTGTGTCTTGTCTCGAATCGTATCGTCTTGATCAAGCCCCCGGCGGCGAGCTTCCTGCATCAACAGCTCTCGGGTGATAAGTTCATCCAGGAACCGTTGCTTACCCCCCTCCTTCTCGTAGCGGGAGCGTGTGGCCTTGGAAAGCTCGCCCCAGCGTAGATCGAATTCGGTTTGGGTGATGGCGCGCCCATTCACCAGGGCAACAACCGGTTCTTCCTGTCGCTCGGCACACCCCACCATCACCGGCCCCAAACCGGCTAAGAGGCTGGCAAACAGCCCAGGGAGACAATACGTCCTACAGAAGATTAGCAACCGGAAGGGCATCATACGTCGAGGTACATGTGGATCTCGATTACGAGACATTCGTATCCCTCTGGATGGTCTTGGTATCACAGAGATCGAGGCTTTGCAAGATTGCGTTGAGTTCCGAAAAAAGCGAGGGCCAGTCGCTCTGACGCATCTGAATCTCAAAAGCGAGGGGGCTCAGGAACTGCAGCCGCTTCTTCAGCTGGTCCATCAAGCGGTGGACGGAGTGCTCAGGGATGATGGCCTTCGGGTGAAACACAACTTTGGTCGTCTGGTCGTGTACTTCGATCGAGGCCAGGCGCAGGCGTTTGGCGTGGGTCCGGAGTTGCATGACTTCAAGCAGTCGTTCGACTGGTTCCGGAGGGGGACCATAACGGTCCTGAATTTCCCCATGCAGCAGGGCCAGCTCGCCGATTTGACCACAAGCGGTCAGCCGTTTATAGAGGGACAGGCGGTGGTGCGGGTCGGTGACATAGTGCTCCGGAATAAACGCTGAAACTGGGAACTGCAGCGTCGGGTCAGGGTCCTCCTCGATCACATGTCCCTTCAACCGCTGAACCGCCTGCTCTACCATTTGCATGTAGAGATCCAACCCGATCGCGGCGATATGACCAGACTGCTGCTTGCCCAGAAGGTTGCCGGCTCCTCGGATCTCCATGTCCGCTGCAGCGATGCGGAACCCGGATCCAAGCTCCGTGAACTGTTGAATCGCGATCAATCGCTTCTGGGCATCGCCGGTCAGTGTCCCTTCATCGGGAATAAGGAAGTAGGCGTAGGCTTGCTCTCCACCCCGTCCGACTCGTCCGCGTAACTGGTACAACTGTGCGAGGCCGAACAGATCAGCTCGATTGACGATAATGGTGTTGGCGTTGGGGACATCGAGTCCGGACTGGATGATGGCCGACGCGATCAGGACATCCGCCTCGCGCTTCACGAATTTCAGCATCACCGCTTCCAGCGGCCTCGCATCCATCTGGCCGTGGGCCATCACCATCCGGGCTTCGGGAACCAATTGGTGCAGCCATGCCCCAATTCGCTCCATAGTTTCGACCCGATTGTGGACAAAATAGATCTGTCCTCCACGCCCGAGTTCCCGCAAGATCGCGTCTCGTACGGCCTTCTCGCTGAACCGGACCACCTCCGTCTTAATCGCCAATCGTCCGGCCGGCGGGGTATCGATGATCGAGAGATCTCGCACGCTCGACATCGCCATTTGGAGGGTACGTGGAATGGGGGTGGCGGTTAACGTCAGCACGTCGATCTGGGTGCGCAGTTGCTTCAGCCGCTCCTTATGCTTGACGCCGAACCATTGCTCTTCGTCGATGATCACGAGGCCGAGTTGCCGGAACACCACGTCTTTCTGCAGCAGACGGTGAGTGCCGATCACGACATCGACGGTTCCCGCGCCGACATCCTTCAGGGTCGCCTTCGTCTCCTTGGACGATTGAAACCGTGAGAGCAGCGCGACGCGCATTGGAAAGGGCGCGAATCGTTCGGAAAAGTTCTCATAGTGTTGATGGGCCAGGAGCGTCGTCGGGACCAGCACTGCCACTTGGCGGTCATGTTCCACAGCCTTGAAGGCTGCGCGCATGGCGACTTCGGTCTTTCCGTAACCGACGTCCCCGCAGACCAGCCGATCCATGGGCTTGGTCGACTCCATGTCGCGGCCGATGTCCCCGATGGCCCTGAGCTGATCCGCTGTTTCTTCGTACTCAAAGGCGGCTTCGAATTCGTGGTACAGGGTCGTGGTCGTACCATACGCATTCCGTTTCACCAGTTCGCGGCTTGCGTAGAGATCGATCAATTCTTGGGCCATTTCCTCGATATTTTTCTTCACCCGCGCCGTGGTCTTGGCCCAACTGGTACCACCCAGGCGATCCAGTCGAGGGACATGGCCTTCGGCCCCGCCGTACCGTTGCACCTGATTCAATCGGTCGAGCGGAACATAGAGGGTATCTCCACCGGAGAACTCGAGAATCAGGAAGTCACTCTCAAAATCCTGGACCGACAGGCGCTTGAGTCCTCGATATTTGGCGATGCCGTGCTGAACGTGTACGACGTAATCGCCCACGCTCAGATCCTCCAGCGAAGAGAGGAAGGTTGCGGTTCTGCTTTTCGG contains:
- the mfd gene encoding transcription-repair coupling factor; amino-acid sequence: MSDATVQPTAWLAPLRLALDHEKARVCLLGAHGPTSACALTLLHRGSPWVVVTASDESAERMFNDLCFFYGLMGRPVEDLAWFPEWETLPYEATAPHVGLIAHRMTTLHRLLINPPTILVTSVAAAMHRVIPRSTFEQAIFHFQTGAAFERESLITNLLRLGYRRVSVVEIPGEFSVRGGIIDVFSTAYVNPVRVEFLGDHVESIRLFDSSTQTSIAKLNEGWVLPAREFVRPPQDPEAIVPIEADAEWRSPDLYDSMDTLFDYLTTAPFLALDQPEALKKACETAWEKIDDGYLHHVDRDATQPYPSPERLFLTWEGIQQRIAPWPMLALEPLTAPDSTWDQTFSFSAQAPGSIGLGIRGTAFSQTLGLLEGLRNEHRVVLVARSRGQVDRLLALLREHDLPADPWNPTAWSSQRTGKLPFYVLHGDLSAGFLSGDLRLALLTEEELFAKGARHKPQPKSRTATFLSSLEDLSVGDYVVHVQHGIAKYRGLKRLSVQDFESDFLILEFSGGDTLYVPLDRLNQVQRYGGAEGHVPRLDRLGGTSWAKTTARVKKNIEEMAQELIDLYASRELVKRNAYGTTTTLYHEFEAAFEYEETADQLRAIGDIGRDMESTKPMDRLVCGDVGYGKTEVAMRAAFKAVEHDRQVAVLVPTTLLAHQHYENFSERFAPFPMRVALLSRFQSSKETKATLKDVGAGTVDVVIGTHRLLQKDVVFRQLGLVIIDEEQWFGVKHKERLKQLRTQIDVLTLTATPIPRTLQMAMSSVRDLSIIDTPPAGRLAIKTEVVRFSEKAVRDAILRELGRGGQIYFVHNRVETMERIGAWLHQLVPEARMVMAHGQMDARPLEAVMLKFVKREADVLIASAIIQSGLDVPNANTIIVNRADLFGLAQLYQLRGRVGRGGEQAYAYFLIPDEGTLTGDAQKRLIAIQQFTELGSGFRIAAADMEIRGAGNLLGKQQSGHIAAIGLDLYMQMVEQAVQRLKGHVIEEDPDPTLQFPVSAFIPEHYVTDPHHRLSLYKRLTACGQIGELALLHGEIQDRYGPPPEPVERLLEVMQLRTHAKRLRLASIEVHDQTTKVVFHPKAIIPEHSVHRLMDQLKKRLQFLSPLAFEIQMRQSDWPSLFSELNAILQSLDLCDTKTIQRDTNVS